CAAGTCTTTGGAGGATTTAATCAATTCATTAGGTTATATGACGGCAGCTGTGCTACGGTGGACCCAGtcctactcccactgaaatcaacaagtGTTTtgtgattgatttcagtgggagcaagatttggaatgaaaacaaatttcaaaatcatggaatttcccatgaaatggaaATTTTGGTCCATACACAGTTGTACATGTGTTGAAATGCTGTTGTAACACAAAGTACCAGGAGGAGATGTGAGATTGGCACAAGGGAACCTTCCTAGAGAATTGCCTGACATTTATTTAGCCATTGATTTCATTTATAATTATAAGAGGGGGCAATTTTATAGGTTCCAATGACAGTTAGGCACCCAATTCTCagtgaaagtcaatgagagttagaCACCTTTGTGCCTTTGCAAACATCCCACTAAGTGCCCATCTTGTGTTCTGCATTTGTGGTCAAAGTCTAAACATTAATAATCAATGTAATTGTAAGAtctgggcttaaattgcagcaagggaggtttaggttggacattaggaaaaacttcctaactgtcagggtggttaagcactggaataaattgcctagggaggttgtggaatctccatcattggagaattttaagagcaggttagacaaacacctgtcagggatggtgtagctctgtggtgaagcagagaaacaaaacaatgtgtgGTAGTTTTAGGGACaatactgttttcttttttcttgctCAGTTTTAGGAGAAAATGATTCTCTTTCTGAGTTCAGAGTAGCAGTCatttagtctgtatccgcaaaaagaacaggagtacttgtggcaccttagagactaacacatttatttgagcataagctttcgtgggctacagcccacttcatctgatgaagtgggctgtagcccacaaaagcttatgctcaaataaatgtgttagtctctttcTGAGTGTTTACCATTAATGCTTCTGTGTCCCATGGGAGATTTTCTGTGTACTTGAAAATTCAGAAGGCAGCATCTTGGCCCTTCAGAATTCTGGTTATGCAGCCTGAACCTTATGCTGTTCATTTAAAACACCAAAGCATAATATCTTGACAAATCACAGTAGGCTAATCTGGCTTTTACTGTACATCTAGCAGAAAGAGAACTGTTCTTTCCATGACCTGCAGTGAACATGGAATGGAGCAAATTTACAGAGAAATCGCATGAGTTTCCAAGGTTCAGATCTCTCAAGAGTCAAACAGTTATTCATTGTGAATTCATCTCTCAATGTGACAGATGGTTCTTCTTGCTGATCCAGGAAAGCAATCTTATTCAGAAAGCttttgagcacatgcttaagctCCAACTGATTCATTGCTTTCCTGATTTGAAGTCTCTGGGACTAATCTCCCACTGTGTCCCTGGAGTAAATTTGAGACATTAGGGGCAGATTTCTTAGAGGTAAAACTGTTTAGTAAAAAGCTGCTgttattggtttttttttaaattgaaaacaaCCTGTGATTTGCAATGAGGAGGTGCAATTTCAAGACAGAGTCCAGCAGATCTTAACAGAACATATTCAGTGTCAGTGCTCCCTTGGGGCAAAGAAGAGCAGCAATGTGGCTGTATCATTTACACGGGAAGCCTCACACTTACTGAGTGCTGCCGGTGTGCTCAGTGCTGTGCAATGCACAGGGAAAGACATGAGATTTGTCCCAAGGGAATTGCACTGTATGGGATTATTTATTTACACAAACAATCCCATAGACATCTCTGCTACTACGTGAGTAGCCCAAGAAGGATTTGGACCTAAAGCAAGACAGACAATACAGGATAGACACAAAATATACTACCTGGCTGAATGAAGGCCCAAGTTTAAAGATTATAGTAGATCAtaaaagggaccttgagaggtcatccagtccagtcccctacactcaagacaggactaagtattatctagaccatccctgacaggtgtttgtccaacctgctcttaaaaatctgcagtgatggagattccacaacctccctcagcaatttattccagtgcttaatcaccctgacaattaggaagtttttcataatgtccaacctaaacctccctcgctgcaatttaagcccattgcttcttgttcgatcctcaaaggttaagaagaacaattctccctcctccttgtaacaaccttttatttacttgaaTGGTGATTGACAGCTATGTTGGATTCACAGAATAAGTATGTTTTAAGTAGAGATTAGAATAAAGTAAGtctctgtgtgggtgtgtgtttgtatgagtgtgtgtgtgtgtgggtcatTTAGAACATATATGGACATAAGGGGTGGCTTAGGACAAGAAACAAAGCTGAGTGAAAGGAGAAGTAGGGGGAAGGGTAGATTTGTGCTGAGCATGTACAGCAAGAGCAGGAGTAAGAGGAAACGATAGCAGCTATAAGCAGAAGCAGAATTGTGCAGAGCTTTTAAAGTGAGATGTGTGTCAGGTCGCAGGCCATTTGAACAACTATTTCTGCTGTGTTTCCCAGGTTGCCATCCACAGAATTATGGCAATTTTCCACTGTCCTCCATACAACAGGTGTGTATCACAATTTTGCTTGAAATGGACACAACATTCTGCATTCTGCATCTGACTCTATAACACTGAAAAGCTAGATGTATGTGTTTAGAAGGTACATAGTTCCAGTGGGGAGGGCCATGGGTCACCCCAGAGAAGAAGCTGGAAAAACCATGAACACAATGGCAAGTGTCAGTGAGAGATGAGTGGTGACCCCAGAGAGCAGTAGCAGAAGTTCCAAATTTGACATCCTGAACCTGGACATAAGTATCACAAAATTTATTTGGAGAGAAAtttaatgacttttttttaaaggtatcaaTGAATTTAAATAGTTTCTTCTCCCTTCTTCAAAACATCAGCACAGCCACAGGAagagggggagaggcagggcatGAGAACGTGCTTTTTGCTATGCCATTGATGTCGTCCTCAAAACATCTGCAGGACTCATGCATGCTTACCTCTTGGGTCATCTCACCATACATCTATACTTCCGAGGCCTACTCAATCCACCTAAACTGTTTATCACTTACACTCTTCCTCCTCCCATATGGCAGCACCTAACACTTGATCTTTATTACTTTTGTAATCATGTACCCATAGACACTCAGAGTAGACTTTAATAGATTTCTCTAAACAGGTGCTAAAGTGTCTCTTGGGGGAATGCATGATGCAATCTGAACTGTTGCCACATCCCACACAGCTGTGGGGCTCTTacaatttatttatatatttatttcttcATTCCTGTGATGTGCACTTGTGCCTTGTTAACAATGTGCTTAGTTGAATAGGAAACATTTAGGTTCAGTGCTCAATTGTTTCCTGAAGAGAAGGTTCACTTTACAAAGTATCACTAAAATGCTCAAAAAAATCTATCCACATGCTTTGCAATCCATTGGTGAGGATTCGATTCAAATAAAGGGAAGTCTTTCCACTtacttccctgggctttggatcaggctctactTGAGATGAGGaaaaatgtcccctatggtctAGAGTTATACAATTAAGTTAGTTATCCTCTACATTCTACACCAGGTTCAGTTAATCCAGTGTACATTTGGAGTACCTGACCGCCACTAAAATCATTGTACTTATTTTGGCATTACACCAGAGTAACTGAAATCAGAAGATAATCCTCTGTCTGAAAAGCTTTGAAGCTTTCTGAAAACTATTATTCCACACTTTTAAGTTGCAACCATTATAATAAATTGTCTTATACCATTCTCCCTGAATTGTTTTAACTCACATCATATCTTCATTCCACTAGCAAATCAGTGTGTCTTTTAATTTTGAAAGAGCAGAATAAGTGCTCTGTTAGCAGCTGCTAAGAAGCCACCCACAAAACATTTTCCTTGATACTCAGTATTCTCTTAGTCTGGAATTCAGAACAGGCATAAGTTTTCATGTCTGAAGTATGCTTGTATACACAGAGCATAAGCAACCACGGAAAATGAAATAATCAGGACTTGTTTTCAATAGATGATTATATAGAATTAGGCTACAGCCTTAAGGAGTCACGGTAACTGACACACAGTTTACTATGGCAGTGCCGTCTCTCTGTACAGAGACAAGCTGTGTTTAATGCCATGTCACATGGGTAATCCTAACTGGAACAAGGATTTGCCTATGACCCACTGACATGAAGTGGAACACAACTTGTTTCAGTCTACATAAACTAAAAAAAAGTCATGGTAATTGTTTTGCTAGCTTATTGCAACTCCTTAAGGTTATGATCTAACTTGACATAATTTTCTAATGAAAACAAGCCTTCAGCTGGGCTTCTGACATAGGGTCTGATcaaaatcccattgaagttaatgggagtttttccaatGACTGCTAAGGGGCTGGATCAGGATGGGCCGGATTTGGCTATTCTCTCCTTGAGTAGTGCTCTACTCCacaaaatcaatggagctatttgAGGACTCACGTACTATTCAAGGTGAGCAAAggtgggagaatctggcccaatgtaaAAGcaacaggatctggcccttaagtaatttgacttcagtgaaactccCCATGGATTTAGGTACTATTCAATGTAAGATTGCAGAAACCAGCCctactttttgggggggggggcaggggagcttaATGACAGATATTCTATTATGTATCTTGAGCTAAAGCTATTTCATTATTAGTATAAATCATTTATATCAATTTCAGACCTAAAGTAAGACCTGTAGGGTATATGGTGCAATTTAACAGTAGGACAATTCCTTGAGAGTGGCATGGGCAGATAAATATGTAAAATCAGCCAGAACTATATTGTGCATTTACACTTTACAAATTATGAAGAGCCACCACTGTGGATATATGAACTATGTTATTGGCTGTAGCgttgttgtagttgtgttggtcacccaccttgtctgtctcatTATTCTAGACACGTCATTGCAAATGCATACAGAAAACTGAAAGAGCTTACTCCTATAATCCCCATAACCAACACAGTCCAGTTGCTCAAAACAAGAGAGAAGTTCTTTAATTTTAAGTAAAATGAAACATTATCACGTATCTGATCATTTTAAATGTACTAAAGATCGGGACAAACGATTTCATGCAACACACCAAGTAGTACAGAACATTTTATataagaaaagaaataaagacaCCCACTAAAAAGCTGTCAGTGTCAAATAATCACTTATTCTGCTGTTGTCGGCTTTCTACTATTTAAATGACAGGGTAATAGCTATCaataggaaaaacaaaaccattCCACCAAATGCTTGTGAAACCTCGTAGAATTTTGTCACATAAAAATttttgtgtgtgactgtgtgcTTTAGGCTTAGTGTTTCTCTTTCACATACAGACAATCCCATAAAGGAGAAGATGATTTGGGTTACTAGGAAAACAGTGTGCCTTCTCTTGATACATGCACACATCAATGGGATTTAAACCGCGTCTCTGTAGTTTGAGTGGATTTCAGGCTTGATGTCATATACCATGttcaaaagttgtttcattaCGTTTTCCATGTACTTCTGGAAGCTATTAGTGACGTCTCGGATTTTTTCTGTTGTTTGCTCTTCTATTTTAGTGGAGAGGTTACCTTGGGATCCCATTATCTACAAAGGCAAAACAAGAGAAACCCTATGAGCAAAATAAAGGCTTACATCACAGCTGTGTTTACTGTAGCCGGGGCAGCCTCTAAGAATGTCTTTCTATCCCCGAACATAAACATTATACAAACCTTTCACAATGCTTTGTAAGAGTCAGGTTTAAACTAGATTAAACCAGAAACATAATAAACAGGATTAATGGGAACTCTTTGGATACTCGTTAGCAATGGAACACATCCCCAGATAGTGCAGATTTCCAATGTCATTGTTGCATACAATGTTTACTCTACTAAGAGTTTTTTCTCTTCTATAACATTttttgaatattttcattttattgatTAATCTACTATGTTCTATCACTGATGGGTTTGTTTGAGCTCACAAAATTAATGCAAACCATGGTTTTTGAAGTGTGGAAGATGGGAATGCttcctaataaataaataaaataaatgaagccTTCGTGTTTGCAAAGCACTGAAATGTCTTCAATAGTTACTGATGTATAAACCTCAATAGGCCTCATTTGAGGCCTTTTAATATTACATTTTCTTATCTGGCCAAATACCAGACAGCTTCTGGCACAGTAAATATCAGGACATTCGCTTCAAATGTATTTGTATCTTCCCTTCTTTCTAGACTAGCTGAACATTTCCACAAGGTTATGTTATAAACAGATGCACACATTCCAAATCTGTGACttcatcccctcactgccccaacTTCCTGTGAGTGTGCTTTCCTTATAGAAAAGTCCTAAAGAGTTTAATCGAAAATTATATTCCCTGCTGTAGGATGGTTCAGAAAACTTGGGAAAAGAAATGAATAGAAAATGATAGCCTATTAGATCTCTATAGAATCCAGTTGTTGTCATCAGTATTAAATTCTATAGAGCTTTTCCATATGAGTTTCAGTTTTTCTCTTGGCGGTTGCTGCCGATAATTCTAAAAATAGTGCAATATATAGTAGCTACCCATAGCTAAAGAGAACACCCTGTGAGTGTGATAAAGGAGCAATATATAGTATGAATTGTAGGTTTTGTGGTTCCAAGGCACACCCCTACTATTGTTTCAGTCCTGTGGTTCTCTCGAGCAGAGGCTACTTGTTGAGGCAAATTGTGTTGAGGTTTTGTGATGTGGTCCAATGGTCACAGATACAAGGGATGATATAGGTGAGCAGCAATTCTCCAAAAAGGGTCATATTTTTGGAGTTTAATGTACACAGCCTCATCATATATTATTGGAAAGTTTATTTTATGTGTATTTAGATGAGGTCTGATGTAGAGCTGTCAAGTGGTGCTGTAAGCCTGAAGGTGAAGTGAAATAATGGTACCCAAACTGAGTGTCTTTTTTTGCacaagcggcaaagagttctgtggcaccgtatagactaacaaatgtattggagcatgagctttcgtgggtgaatacccacttcgtaggaTGCATAtgactacatgcatctgacaaagtgggtattcacccacgaaagctcatgctccaatacatttgttagtctataaggtgccacagaactctatgccgcttttacagatccagactaacacggctacccctctgatacttgttttgCACAGTTCCAGAAATACTGTTTACGTTAATTTCAACACCTCAATGTGTTGTTTATTGGTCAAAGCTAGcaaatgacaatgtattaaaaatatatatatattggtttTGCATGGccaagtttgtttttcttttcagaaatgaTGATACTGTTTAGCATGTGATAAAGAGAGTGAATATCAACATAAATGCAATACACTTACATGAAATGTTTTTGCATTGCATATTCTGAATTGTCAAAGTGTCTCACAAGTGATTATAGTAGTTTCCTATATTTTCAATTGAAATTTGCTGACCAGGTCAGTCTCTTGCTGAAGGTTGGGCACCAGTAGATTATGTGCCAATGGTTTATACTGCATAGTGGGTGGATATAAATGCACGTGAATTCCTAATGTAATGCGCTTCCATTTATGAGCTTTTGTACATACAATGTAGCAAATAGTTTGCCTGGTAGAAGGTTTTAATTGGTAATTGCCTATGTATGTAGTACAAGCCATTGAAATATACTAGAATCtagctttttaatttaattatgcaCAGCTCAGTATTAATGTTAGAGATGACATGCTGGGCTTCAATCAAGTGCTCACTAAGTGGAAATGGCAATTTTGATATTAACATAGATCTAATCTATATCAAATTTAGAACAAGTTTGTATATGTCtacaaaatgaaaaatggtgGTAGTGGTTGTGAGAATACTAACAATATACCTTGGGAATTTTACCTCCACAGGGAAATATATGAAGATGTGGAGGATACAAGTCCCTTAAAGCTTATATCCAAGAGAAAAAGACTTCCCACAAACATTGAAAAATGtgctatttgtcaaaaaaaatcaaaagaatgCAAATCTGTCAGAAACCACTAGTGCTGCACAGAATTCTGTGATGCTGGCAGCAGAAGCCAGGAGAGATGAATTGTATTGGTGGAGACTGTATAAGTTTTCTAGTTTAGGTGATGTGCCACCAATATTCTATCACCACGGCTGCTTTTGGAAAAACACAAGCAAGTCAAATTTGCCACGTCAGAGATGTATTTGAACCCAGGAAAGAAAACAGACTCTGAATCTGAGCAGAGAGCATCAAATTCACGTGCTTCCATAGCCACCAGAGCAAGCACATCCTACCATGTTTGATCCTGGTGCATTGTTTACTTGAGAGAAACACACAAGAAAAATAAGAAATTTTGTAAGTTAGAAACATTTGAGAGAGCAACCAATGTAAGGGAGGCAGCATTTCAAAGAAGAGATGATGACATATTGCACAGACTGAGTGGAAGACTCGATTGCTAAGGATGCATTGTATCACTCAACATGCCTTTCTTCCTACTTATGTAAAATAAATCTTAAAGCAAAACCATCTAGGTACACTTATGACACGGCATTTTATCAGCTGATTGAAGAGATGACAATGATCTTATCTGAAACAAGAAGGCTCTTCTCTGGTCCAAGATGCTATAAAGATACAAAGCTCTACTTCTCCTAGATGTAGAAACTGCAAGCTATTCCAGTCCCAAGTTACAGGTAAgattagtttcagagtagcagccatgttagtctgtatccgcaaaaaaaacaggtgtacttgtggcaccttaaagactaacaaatttatttaagcatgagctttcgtgagctacagctcacttcttcggatgcatagaatggaacacacagacaggggatatttatacatacagagaacatgaaaaggtggaagtatgcataccaacaggcagagtctaagaTTAGAAACAACATTGCAAACAACGTTGCGGTTTTTCAAACTCATTCCACGCACAGGATGGGCAAGGCATGTCTACCATCATTCTATGCAGTGCAATAACATTAGCTGATGGTATCTAAGCTGCTAGTCATCTGAAGCAGGAACTTAAGTCATCCAAATTTTTATAGATATTCTTCTGGTGAAGGAGCCTGATGAACAGCTTTCAAATGAACAAGTGGTTGTGCATAATGTTGCTTCAGTCCTTTGGTCTGAAATAGCCAAAATGAAATCCTCAGCATATTATCCAAAGCCAGGTGATTGCAGTTTACAGAGGTTATCTGCTTTTGTACCCCAATTAGTGCAGGACTTTGTCCTTTGGTTGCTGGCTAAAGAGGCATATAACTCAGCCTGCAATGTCATACCTCAGAAGACCATCAGAGGAGTTGCTTCTCAGTTGTGCAGTGCATAGTATTTAACGGTTCCAAAATTATCACACCATTACACATAAGCCTTGTTACACAGTTACACATGAGTTTGGGTCATGCAATTTAATTGACATACAACATCTTCAGGGATTCTGGATCAATTATGGTGAGCTAAGGCGATTCATGACTAATGCTGCAAAAACCGAAGTAGAAGACTCCAGGGAGGTGTGCTCATTCCAAATGGAATTGAACCACTTCATGCTGGTGGAAATCTCATCCATGAAGGAGATGTTAGTATAGTCATCAACACAGAGACCACTGATGGAAAGAATACCTTCCATTCAGTGGCCAGAGTGCTATTTCAAGAACAGACTGTAGCTAGCCCAGCATCATGGGAAATTCACTGAACCGTGGGAAAGAAAAGTCACTTAGTCTCCCCCGGTAATCAGAGTCTCTGATGCAGTGTGCAGCATTTGAAAAACTAGAACATGTCCAGAACTGACTTGCCATGAAAAAGTACTTGAGAAAATAAACTTTTGTTACCTACCAATGAACACTTCCGAGATTTCTCCTGGTATCTTTAAGACTACTACCTTGTGATGTCCTGCCAATACCAAATGATATTGGTAGCGTTCAACAAAGAAAAGCACCTACACAGCAGTTGCATATGCATCTATTGTGGATGCCAAGATAGCTgccagggccagagtctctcctaCAGTGCTGAAATATCAGCTACTCTAGGATAGCAGCATGTCATTTACACCAAGAATCAGCAGCTGTATGCTGTTGCTCGGCAAGTGAAATGGACTCTCTCAAATGAACTTGGTACCGATATGATTTTTACTCTGTGCTGTTTTATAGCATGTATTGGGAAATTCTGGGGAGATGCAGGATTGCTAGAGCTTCTTGTTGATTCTGTTGTGTATGCAGCTTGTACTGCAAATCAAATGTTTGCAGGTAAGCAATTCAGCTGTGTTCTACGGCTTGTGATTTTTGCATTTGAGGCACTGAATGCTCTATACAAATTTATTATTACATTTGGTTTTACTCTTTAGATTGCTATTGTGATGATTTGAGGTCACAAAGAAATCTGATTTTATGTCTTGAAATAGTACATAGAGTCATTAAACTACCAgaaacaaatgcaaatatttc
Above is a genomic segment from Mauremys reevesii isolate NIE-2019 linkage group 8, ASM1616193v1, whole genome shotgun sequence containing:
- the ATP6V1G3 gene encoding V-type proton ATPase subunit G 3 isoform X2, whose amino-acid sequence is MECTEAPTQNSLNFSSPSGKGKRLKQAKEEAIAEIDHYRLQREREFRHKQSNIMGSQGNLSTKIEEQTTEKIRDVTNSFQKYMENVMKQLLNMVYDIKPEIHSNYRDAV